A window from Primulina huaijiensis isolate GDHJ02 chromosome 11, ASM1229523v2, whole genome shotgun sequence encodes these proteins:
- the LOC140987809 gene encoding proton pump-interactor 1-like — MGVEVVESNSAVNMENGNEASTSVENGKVIINFGSHGVEEPVKGEAPKVFESSAPKDAVDEWPEPKQVHSFYFVRYRAFEDPNLKNKLDLADKELQKRNQDRFQLIERLKEKRGDRAQIIAQLRSLGVENKQFRIFMDEKRKEMEPLQQALGKLRGPAGSRERASGICSSEEELNDLIKSFQYRIQHESIPLSEEKQILREIKQLEGTREKVIANSAERARIQDSLGEKEAIQDQVKLIGVDLDGVRKEKQVISAKLKQLDDAKLEAEKVIKALEEELTTITEKRDKTFENIKEMRKQRDEGNSPYHQNRVVLTKAKVLAVNKDVEALKDLSDSEVENFMNLWNNNKAFRDDYERRILSSLDARQLSRDGRMRNSEEKPLVSVEVPTPSVPEVVKTTFKQPPKQNLVSAAKEDASEWKDQNPKNAKSNKGNNKTELTLEKIEEQDREEVFQSDKIQKDSLPRKEELDETKLKELKKAEEMAKRIQTEERRKKLAEKAAAKAAKKAEQEAEKKLKEIISFLRTLFPTNKFSSFDTEVILFEFIQEREKRARKKTGTTAAAVDSEEPSETNEEVVEQEMVEEKFETTVPLKNKARKENPIRHRARPRGGLDSLPKAMLKRKKTTDYWMWTISAALVVLALMVVGYIYLS, encoded by the exons ATGGGTGTGGAGGTTGTAGAATCTAACTCAGCCGTCAACATGGAAAATGGAAATGAAGCCAGCACATCAGTTGAAAATGGAAaagtaattataaattttggcTCACATGGTGTGGAAGAGCCAGTTAAAGGAGAAGCTCCTAAAGTTTTTGAGTCCAGTGCCCCTAAGGATGCAGTGGATGAGTGGCCAGAGCCCAAGCAGGTACactcattttattttgttaggTACCGGGCATTTGAAGACCCGAACCTGAAAAACAAACTTGATCTGGCTGACAAAGAGCTTCAGAAAAGGAACCAGGATCGATTCCAACTTATCGAACGATTGAAGGAAAAAAGG GGGGATCGAGCCCAAATAATAGCTCAACTACGGTCTTTGGGTGTTGAGAACAAACAATTTAGGATATTTATGGatgaaaaaaggaaagaaatggAACCTCTCCAGCAGGCGCTGGGTAAGTTGAGAGGTCCTGCTGGAAGTAGAGAAAGGGCTTCCGGTATATGTTCATCCGAGGAAGAACTCAATGATCTT ATTAAAAGTTTTCAATACCGCATTCAGCATGAAAGCATTCCTCTCAGTGAAGAAAAACAAATCCTTAGGGAAATCAAACAGCTTGAAGGTACGAGGGAAAAGGTTATTGCAAATTCAGCTGAGAGGGCAAGGATTCAGGACTCGTTAGGTGAAAAAGAAGCCATTCAGGACCAGGTCAAA CTGATTGGAGTCGATCTCGATGGAGTTCGAAAGGAAAAGCAAGTTATTAGTGCCAAGCTGAAGCAGCTTGATGATGCAAAACTGGAAGCAGAGAAAGTGATCAAAGCTTTAGAGGAGGAATTGACTACAATTACTGAAAAGAGAGACAagacttttgaaaatattaaagaaatgaGGAAACAGCGAGATGAAGGG AATTCTCCCTACCATCAAAATCGTGTTGTCTTGACCAAAGCTAAAGTACTTGCAGTTAACAAGGATGTTGAGGCCCTGAAGGATCTTtcagattcagag GTTGAGAACTTCATGAACCTCTGGAATAATAATAAGGCTTTTCGGGATGATTATGAGAGGAGAATCTTGTCCTCTCTTGATGCGAGGCAGTTGAGTAGGGATGGTCGGATGAGGAATTCGGAGGAGAAACCATTGGTGTCAGTAGAGGTGCCCACTCCATCTGTGCCAGAGGTGGTAAAAACAACTTTTAAACAACCCCCAAAGCAAAATTTGGTTTCCGCGGCTAAAGAAGATGCTTCGGAGTGGAAAGATCAGAATCCTAAGAATGCTAAAAGCAATAAAGGAAACAATAAAACAGAACTCACCTTGGAGAAGATTGAAGAGCAAGACAGGGAGGAAGTGTTTCAGTCTGATAAAATCCAGAAGGATTCTCTCCCCAGGAAGGAAGAATTGGATGAAACTAAGCTGAAAGAGCTTAAGAAAGCAGAAGAGATGGCCAAGCGCATTCAGACAGAAGAAAGGAGGAAGAAGTTGGCAGAGAAAGCTGCGGCCAAAGCAGCTAAAAAAGCTGAGCAGGAAGCGGAAAAGAAGCTCAAGGAAATTATATCTTTTCTCCGCACACTATTTCCAACTAACAAATTTTCAAGCTTTGATACTGAAGTTATTTTATTCGAATTTATACAGGAGCGTGAAAAGAGAGCAAGGAAGAAGACTGGCACCACTGCTGCTGCCGTGGATTCTGAAGAGCCATCTGAAACAAACGAAGAAGTTGTCGAACAGGAGATGGTCGAGGAAAAGTTCGAAACTACTGTTCCCCTCAAGAACAAGGCTCGTAAAGAAAACCCAATCAGGCATAGAGCACGCCCCAGAGGCGGTCTGGATTCACTTCCAAAGGCCATGCTCAAACGCAAGAAGACGACAGACTATTGGATGTGGACTATTTCTGCTGCTCTGGTGGTTCTTGCACTTATGGTAGTTGGCTACATCTATCTTAGTTAA
- the LOC140988946 gene encoding methyltransferase-like protein 2 isoform X1, producing the protein MADAEVEAVHQISLFVNSGIYRFGDSNVVFIDPVRVLNRSYTRFNVSPSAYYSRFFQSSSHSTVNDDVASYCSKKRKRSKNLKKKLHELNSREQIADQRHQEVRPVLVNAHDTLLEAGLLLEMMRNLRNDGSSGLKGDVDPNPSNSELDFVNLGSLWQKQFYEIVLNVGIDGVESCDKSIHPVFDNFVANEGSNEMEAEIFDRKFILPKKSCFLMSDVGQIQNLVPAEADCGFNLIVIDPPWENSSAHQKLKYKTLPNRYFLSIPIKKLTHKVGALVALWVTNREKLRTFVENELFPKWGVQYAATFFWLKVKADGSLIGELDLFHHRPYECLLLGFSHGEDSNSEHLLRPMHIPNNQVFISIPGDYSRKPPIGELLVDYVPGCKPARCLELFSREMLSGWTSWGNEPLRFQDSKFFVSRRIADG; encoded by the exons ATGGCCGACGCCGAAGTCGAGGCCGTCCATCAGATATCCCTCTTCGTTAATTCAGGCATTTACCGGTTCGGTGACTCCAACGTGGTTTTCATAGACCCTGTTCGGGTACTGAACCGGTCCTACACGCGGTTTAACGTTTCGCCGTCTGCTTACTACTCCCGCTTCTTTCAGTCCTCGAGTCATTCAACTGTGAACGACGATGTTGCTTCATATTGTTCCAAAAAACGAAAACGCAGcaaaaatttgaagaaaaaactACACGAGCTCAATTCACGGGAACAAATTGCTGATCAACGCCATCAG GAAGTGAGGCCAGTTTTGGTCAATGCTCATGATACATTGCTTGAAGCGGGTCTGCTGTTGGAAATGATGAGGAATTTGAGGAATGATGGGAGCAGTGGTTTGAAGGGTGATGTAGATCCGAATCCTTCAAACAGTGAGCTTGATTTTGTCAATTTGGGGAGCCTTTGGCAGAAGCAATTTTATGAGATTGTTCTTAATGTTGGTATAGATG GTGTTGAATCATGTGATAAAAGCATTCATCCAGTATTTGACAACTTTGTTGCCAATGAAGGGAGTAACGAGATGGAGGCTGAAATATTTGACCGCAAGTTTATCTTGCCAAAAAAAAGTTGCTTTTTAATG TCGGATGTTGGGCAGATTCAGAACCTTGTTCCAG CTGAAGCTGACTGTGGCTTTAATTTGATAGTTATCGATCCACCATGGGAGAATAGTAGTGCACATCAGAAACTTAA GTACAAAACTTTGCCTAATCGATATTTTTTATCTATTCCAATTAAAAAACTTACTCATAAAGTTGGAGCTTTGGTGGCTCTATGGGTAACCAATAGGGAGAAATTGCGGACTTTTGTCGAGAATGAATTATTTCCTAAATGGGGTGTTCAGTATGCTGCAACCTTTTTCTGGCTGAAG GTGAAAGCAGATGGGTCATTGATTGGTGAACTGGATCTCTTTCATCACAGACCATACGAGTGCCTCCTTCTTGGTTTTAGTCATGGGGAG GATTCCAATTCTGAACATCTTCTGAGACCAATGCATATACCAAATAATCAAGTATTCATCAGCATTCCAGGAGATTATTCAAGGAAACCCCCAATCGGAG AGTTGTTGGTGGACTACGTCCCAGGGTGCAAACCTGCTCGCTGCTTAGAACTGTTCTCCAGAGAGATGTTATCGGGCTGGACTTCTTGGGGTAACGAACCCCTCCGTTTTCAAGATTCAAAATTCTTTGTGAGCAGAAGGATAGCAGATGGGTGA
- the LOC140988946 gene encoding methyltransferase-like protein 2 isoform X2, whose amino-acid sequence MADAEVEAVHQISLFVNSGIYRFGDSNVVFIDPVRVLNRSYTRFNVSPSAYYSRFFQSSSHSTVNDDVASYCSKKRKRSKNLKKKLHELNSREQIADQRHQEVRPVLVNAHDTLLEAGLLLEMMRNLRNDGSSGLKGDVDPNPSNSVESCDKSIHPVFDNFVANEGSNEMEAEIFDRKFILPKKSCFLMSDVGQIQNLVPAEADCGFNLIVIDPPWENSSAHQKLKYKTLPNRYFLSIPIKKLTHKVGALVALWVTNREKLRTFVENELFPKWGVQYAATFFWLKVKADGSLIGELDLFHHRPYECLLLGFSHGEDSNSEHLLRPMHIPNNQVFISIPGDYSRKPPIGELLVDYVPGCKPARCLELFSREMLSGWTSWGNEPLRFQDSKFFVSRRIADG is encoded by the exons ATGGCCGACGCCGAAGTCGAGGCCGTCCATCAGATATCCCTCTTCGTTAATTCAGGCATTTACCGGTTCGGTGACTCCAACGTGGTTTTCATAGACCCTGTTCGGGTACTGAACCGGTCCTACACGCGGTTTAACGTTTCGCCGTCTGCTTACTACTCCCGCTTCTTTCAGTCCTCGAGTCATTCAACTGTGAACGACGATGTTGCTTCATATTGTTCCAAAAAACGAAAACGCAGcaaaaatttgaagaaaaaactACACGAGCTCAATTCACGGGAACAAATTGCTGATCAACGCCATCAG GAAGTGAGGCCAGTTTTGGTCAATGCTCATGATACATTGCTTGAAGCGGGTCTGCTGTTGGAAATGATGAGGAATTTGAGGAATGATGGGAGCAGTGGTTTGAAGGGTGATGTAGATCCGAATCCTTCAAACA GTGTTGAATCATGTGATAAAAGCATTCATCCAGTATTTGACAACTTTGTTGCCAATGAAGGGAGTAACGAGATGGAGGCTGAAATATTTGACCGCAAGTTTATCTTGCCAAAAAAAAGTTGCTTTTTAATG TCGGATGTTGGGCAGATTCAGAACCTTGTTCCAG CTGAAGCTGACTGTGGCTTTAATTTGATAGTTATCGATCCACCATGGGAGAATAGTAGTGCACATCAGAAACTTAA GTACAAAACTTTGCCTAATCGATATTTTTTATCTATTCCAATTAAAAAACTTACTCATAAAGTTGGAGCTTTGGTGGCTCTATGGGTAACCAATAGGGAGAAATTGCGGACTTTTGTCGAGAATGAATTATTTCCTAAATGGGGTGTTCAGTATGCTGCAACCTTTTTCTGGCTGAAG GTGAAAGCAGATGGGTCATTGATTGGTGAACTGGATCTCTTTCATCACAGACCATACGAGTGCCTCCTTCTTGGTTTTAGTCATGGGGAG GATTCCAATTCTGAACATCTTCTGAGACCAATGCATATACCAAATAATCAAGTATTCATCAGCATTCCAGGAGATTATTCAAGGAAACCCCCAATCGGAG AGTTGTTGGTGGACTACGTCCCAGGGTGCAAACCTGCTCGCTGCTTAGAACTGTTCTCCAGAGAGATGTTATCGGGCTGGACTTCTTGGGGTAACGAACCCCTCCGTTTTCAAGATTCAAAATTCTTTGTGAGCAGAAGGATAGCAGATGGGTGA
- the LOC140988947 gene encoding uncharacterized protein, whose protein sequence is MASNLLCVLSSLALIFACLNQSSQAYQFIVGGKDGWVLNPSESYSQWAGRNRFSVNDTLLFRYQKGSDSVLVVNQGDYDNCNSGNPILKMDDGNSVFKFDRSGPFYFITGTKENCDKGQKLVTVVLAVRSPPTPTNAAPPTPNGSSSPPVISPSSPPSETSPSPSASPNQSPTPANQVSGPSPSASSPEANLLPPSTTTPGSPGTTVPGTGNTPAGGNTPPGPGSFAAPAYSPKVVLVLAVSVVLSFSLGGFVMSP, encoded by the exons ATGGCTAGTAATCTGCTTTGTGTTCTCTCTTCTCTTGCGTTGATCTTTGCATGTCTTAATCAATCCTCGCAAGCTTATCAATTCATTGTTGGAGGCAAAGATGGTTGGGTTTTAAACCCTTCTGAAAGCTACAGTCAGTGGGCTGGAAGGAACAGATTCAGTGTTAATGACACTCTCT TGTTCAGGTATCAGAAAGGATCGGATTCGGTGCTGGTGGTGAACCAAGGTGATTATGACAACTGCAACAGCGGAAATCCGATACTGAAAATGGACGATGGAAATTCAGTCTTCAAATTTGATCGATCCGGGCCTTTCTACTTCATCACCGGAACCAAAGAGAACTGCGACAAAGGCCAGAAGCTAGTTACAGTCGTCTTGGCCGTTAGGAGCCCCCCAACACCGACAAACGCCGCCCCGCCAACACCAAACGGATCATCAAGTCCACCGGTCATCTCACCATCGTCTCCACCGTCTGAGACGTCTCCTTCCCCATCTGCATCACCTAATCAGTCACCTACACCGGCAAACCAAGTCTCCGGCCCCTCACCTTCAGCTTCATCCCCGGAGGCAAACCTGTTGCCACCTTCAACCACGACACCGGGATCTCCGGGTACTACTGTTCCGGGGACAGGGAACACTCCGGCTGGCGGTAATACACCCCCGGGTCCCGGTTCATTTGCGGCCCCGGCGTACAGTCCGAAAGTTGTCTTGGTGCTGGCCGTTTCAGTTGTGCTGAGTTTTAGCTTGGGTGGCTTTGTAATGTCACCTTGA
- the LOC140988204 gene encoding VQ motif-containing protein 4-like, with protein sequence MDINSPRIEERELNPSPTTSPHSNGGGSCTTSNAASVMLVATPPFTPNPNPIFRSNESNPYPTTFVQADTSSFKQVVQMLTGSSETAKQASKKDPTSTAAAPRGGGVSNSSIPPIRSTVQKKQGFKLYERRNSLKNGLMINTLMSGFSQNSNFSPRKPEILSPSILHFPALVLSPATPLNEDNLSRASPSSIENSLEEEKAISEKKFYFHPSPRTAPGNAEPQLLPLFPVTSPRVSGSSS encoded by the coding sequence ATGGATATCAACTCTCCGAGAATTGAAGAAAGAGAACTCAACCCATCTCCCACCACCTCTCCCCACAGCAATGGCGGCGGAAGCTGCACCACCAGTAATGCGGCGTCGGTGATGCTTGTCGCCACCCCGCCGTTCACCCCTAATCCAAACCCCATTTTCAGATCTAACGAATCCAATCCATATCCTACCACTTTCGTACAAGCGGACACTTCGTCCTTCAAACAGGTCGTGCAGATGCTCACTGGTTCCTCGGAAACAGCTAAACAAGCATCCAAAAAAGATCCAACTTCGACCGCTGCCGCCCCCCGAGGCGGTGGCGTCAGCAACAGCAGCATACCGCCTATCAGAAGCACCGTTCAGAAGAAGCAAGGCTTTAAGCTCTACGAGCGCAGAAACAGCCTGAAGAACGGGCTCATGATCAACACACTGATGTCGGGTTtctctcaaaactccaactttTCGCCGAGGAAACCCGAGATTTTATCCCCGAGTATCCTTCACTTTCCGGCGCTGGTTCTCAGCCCGGCGACGCCATTGAACGAGGATAACCTGAGCAGAGCCTCACCGTCCTCGATCGAGAATTCGTTGGAAGAGGAAAAGGCAATATCTGAGAAGAAATTCTACTTTCACCCGTCGCCGAGGACGGCCCCCGGCAACGCCGAGCCTCAGCTTCTACCTCTTTTTCCAGTGACCTCACCGCGAGTATCGGGTTCCTCTTCGTAA